From the Candidatus Peribacteria bacterium genome, one window contains:
- a CDS encoding S-layer homology domain-containing protein: MHTSPLSWSRLSRATKYLTVAAFVVPVIAIAGTIAVSITTVDNSGVVALHTSIDIGGDGFPVISHYDNTSANLKVTKCGNAACSSGNTSTAVDTAGSVGHYTSLEVDSNGFPVISYYDSSNTNLKVAKCANAGCTSATTLTTVDATGSMGEYTSLALGTDGFPVISYYDTTNTALKVAKCFNSGCTVATTLTIVDNAASLGTYSSIAIGNDGFPVISYYDLTNTALKVAKCANSGCTTGTTVTTLDSVGTVGRSSSIAVDGNGLPVISYYDDSNADFKVAKCGNVSCTTATITAVDSTGVTGDYTSIAIGADGFPVISYYDGTNTALRVAKCSNSGCTASTTLSTVDNGGFDGMYSTIAIGVGSDNFPVIAYANQTAYHLKVAKCYDFACAGDTETESPTLTAPATSTSITPPSMAISYSLPESPLSNSITLNFNDGGSNNITLTMDDDQTVSFTLNLLDIIASPEVASSTSNVIPDGTYTVTLSYVDALGNAAATDTSTSVVIATPVVASSSSSSSSESPSIGGGRPATPEMIKEASKRFLARITAAPSSAASTQEIHGAAPAFSDVSTTAWFFSAVDALRGQGIISGYKDAQGNSTGLFGPADNVTHGEFAKMIIGLTKRVPSSMQADKHWAEPYVREARRLEWTVYMNEALNLEAKATRGEIIHTILQSYNVARKDIVQIPFSDLEMTHPYAQDILTATALGIVSGDDGQKTFRPNEPVNRAETAKILVKVSSLF; this comes from the coding sequence ATGCACACCTCTCCTTTGTCATGGTCACGCCTCTCGCGTGCAACAAAATACCTGACAGTCGCAGCCTTTGTCGTCCCTGTCATTGCCATTGCAGGAACCATAGCAGTCAGCATCACCACCGTGGATAACTCAGGGGTCGTAGCGCTCCATACATCCATAGACATAGGAGGTGACGGCTTCCCTGTCATCAGTCATTATGATAACACGAGTGCCAACCTTAAAGTGACCAAGTGTGGCAATGCTGCCTGTTCCTCAGGGAATACCAGCACTGCTGTAGATACTGCAGGGAGTGTGGGTCACTATACTTCTCTGGAAGTAGACAGTAATGGCTTCCCGGTTATCAGCTACTACGACAGCTCAAATACAAACCTCAAGGTGGCGAAATGCGCTAATGCCGGATGTACGTCTGCAACAACGCTCACAACAGTTGATGCAACCGGCAGTATGGGTGAATACACTTCACTCGCCTTGGGCACAGACGGCTTCCCCGTTATCAGCTACTACGACACAACGAATACAGCGCTGAAAGTTGCCAAGTGCTTTAACTCCGGCTGCACTGTAGCTACAACCCTGACCATTGTTGATAATGCTGCATCTCTCGGCACTTATAGCTCCATCGCCATCGGCAATGACGGCTTCCCGGTTATCAGCTACTACGACCTCACTAATACAGCCCTTAAGGTGGCGAAATGCGCCAATTCCGGTTGCACAACCGGAACCACGGTAACCACCCTCGACTCCGTCGGTACCGTCGGAAGAAGTAGCTCCATCGCCGTGGACGGAAATGGGCTGCCTGTTATCAGTTACTACGACGACTCAAATGCGGACTTTAAAGTTGCTAAATGCGGTAACGTCAGTTGTACAACCGCCACAATAACAGCCGTAGATAGCACGGGAGTTACCGGCGACTACACCAGCATTGCAATCGGAGCCGACGGCTTCCCTGTTATCAGTTACTACGATGGCACCAACACGGCCTTGAGAGTCGCCAAATGTTCCAACTCCGGCTGCACAGCTTCCACCACACTCAGTACCGTAGACAACGGCGGCTTCGATGGAATGTATTCCACTATTGCCATTGGCGTGGGTAGTGACAACTTCCCGGTCATCGCATACGCGAATCAAACTGCCTACCACTTGAAAGTGGCAAAGTGCTACGACTTTGCCTGTGCGGGCGACACAGAAACAGAATCCCCCACTCTCACTGCTCCTGCAACGTCCACATCAATCACGCCACCTTCCATGGCGATCAGCTACTCCCTTCCGGAATCTCCGCTCTCCAACAGCATTACGTTGAATTTCAATGATGGGGGCAGCAACAACATCACGCTCACCATGGATGATGATCAGACTGTCAGCTTCACGCTGAATCTTTTGGACATCATCGCGTCGCCGGAGGTAGCCTCCAGCACGTCAAATGTCATTCCGGACGGCACCTACACCGTGACTCTTTCGTATGTGGATGCGCTCGGCAATGCTGCTGCAACGGATACCAGTACAAGCGTGGTGATTGCAACACCAGTGGTCGCGTCATCGTCGTCATCTTCCTCGTCTGAGAGCCCGTCAATCGGGGGCGGTCGGCCCGCTACCCCGGAAATGATTAAGGAAGCCAGCAAGCGCTTTCTTGCCCGCATTACCGCCGCGCCTTCGTCCGCAGCAAGTACCCAGGAAATCCATGGAGCCGCTCCTGCGTTTTCGGATGTCAGCACCACTGCATGGTTTTTTTCTGCAGTCGACGCACTGCGTGGTCAGGGCATTATCTCCGGATACAAAGATGCACAGGGAAACAGCACCGGTCTATTCGGACCGGCAGACAATGTCACACACGGTGAATTTGCAAAAATGATCATCGGACTCACCAAACGTGTTCCTTCCAGTATGCAGGCAGACAAGCACTGGGCCGAGCCATACGTACGCGAAGCCCGCAGACTGGAATGGACTGTGTACATGAATGAGGCACTTAACCTGGAAGCCAAAGCAACGCGCGGAGAAATTATTCACACCATTCTCCAATCCTACAACGTTGCACGAAAAGATATTGTGCAGATACCCTTCAGCGATCTGGAAATGACGCACCCCTATGCACAGGATATTCTGACTGCCACCGCGCTGGGCATTGTATCCGGTGATGACGGCCAAAAGACCTTCCGCCCCAATGAACCCGTCAACCGCGCAGAGACAGCAAAGATTCTCGTCAAAGTATCTTCTCTGTTTTA
- a CDS encoding S-layer homology domain-containing protein yields the protein MVLAVVLVVPLHTFAAQATADTLAAYWKLNETSGTTAADSSGDGKTGTHTNSPTISSDVPTTAFANARSLSFDGTDDYVSASSPRTTGNAAFTYSLWFKTANSTNAYRTLFGEGNSGSSTQTFHIQMPADGDSVCTTDDSIKVYMNDNSTGQAILCSTAAVNDGTWHHVALTSNGSNSHVLYIDGTQVDSDTTAISTTTFDSAAIGALRNTTFSQFFPGNIDDVRVYKRALSTGELTDLAQGRHTSATWDGSTHAGFENGTNWSTNVVPDPYTHITIPFTANKLTLTGAVSTANLTINTGAMLFMNAQSLSITEDAVLTNYGTLAVKNTTDALNVSLSADKGTVMVIGTGATTGLPFGNSYNNLTINDGLVTYLKFDETSGTRATDSSGYSASGRLINGAAFSTAAAPTNFYNSGSVALDGSNDYVDTPSNLVIAANKGFMFAAWVRTNAVTGNKLVFDRTAATLGIVNIGHSGTSLTCTMRDDNNASPTTITITNAIAVDTWTHVACGRDQGSSTMRFYINGRLAGVFTGQTGPITSTIRVGNHQNASSGWNGYIDEVRIYNRSLMPGEVAALAAGNQPSTARGTVTLNQLIAVYGDLTLNGGSLDVSSSDYALQVFGDWINNGGIFNARKGIVHLLGSGDFTVQSGGQRFNQIIFNQSAGDWTLREALTASGQLTLQAGSLDVHATENYPIRAGSLDKGLDGSFLPRSGMVILTNAEDAQLSFDTSFNELQIEDATENGLVGYWKFDEGTNSGAILDLSGYDNTGVRSGTGAIWSGSDKASLAFQNPNAMQFNGFNDHVTVPDDTSLDLSGAATLSAWVKWGSAIGTDDDSLIDKTQSADSASYRMYLINSGSDAGKFGFYNGTAAATSVTTVSRGTWHHLAITLSGSTALYYLDGVLDATRSISLGSANNGPVLIGTDTQLATRHFNGSLDDVRLYNRALSAAEIENLYNGFYANGDSGTATTTLIANLDTDALTIFSGKFSGGSETTRISGNLNNYAGSDAFDATYATVYFDGSSAQTIRGSNTFGIMEISTASARTISFSSGSLQRVSSSLTLLGQAGNLLTLSPLTAGTTWYIDLDEAATQSVQYVSPSYSSAIDGLTILAYNGTSVDGGHNVNWQFTQSSSSSSTTTETVTTGGMRGHGTNTTRAVAIINERYRRALVMNDGTEKKTSTTPQTQPTEDVTDPIGTYAISTSQNRMVLNTDDVLLVYRDVLSDMWYSPYVASVIESNIARGYKDKSGKLTGEFGVGKPITYAEILKMTLEAARKSAIKTAPPRNKSAQGDWSSPYVGIAEELGLSVIGVDVNVQTSITRGEVVQLIMETMGITIGQTPSTFQDVPATHPHSHAIAAAAFFGLIEGDRDTNGALLNTFRPDAHINRAEAAKLIALAKEIQRRGAISLPAFGGMPAPSSSTSNPSSSSSVASSISPQQAVRATVASPQLNVRLDSRIESDQLRTLYYGAVVEILWSQPNGWSRIKDAYDREGFVMTRFLAIQE from the coding sequence ATGGTGCTTGCAGTTGTTCTTGTCGTGCCACTGCATACGTTTGCCGCTCAGGCCACGGCCGACACGCTCGCTGCATATTGGAAGCTGAATGAGACGTCGGGTACAACGGCTGCGGACTCCTCCGGTGACGGCAAAACGGGCACGCATACGAATAGTCCGACAATCAGCTCGGATGTGCCGACTACAGCGTTCGCCAACGCGCGCAGTCTGAGTTTTGACGGCACGGATGATTACGTTTCGGCATCCAGTCCGCGTACCACTGGTAATGCTGCGTTCACGTACTCCCTCTGGTTCAAGACAGCGAACTCTACGAATGCATACCGCACTCTGTTTGGTGAGGGAAATTCTGGCTCATCCACGCAGACGTTTCATATCCAGATGCCTGCTGACGGAGACAGTGTCTGCACGACCGATGATTCGATCAAAGTGTATATGAATGATAACTCAACCGGTCAGGCGATTTTGTGTTCTACGGCAGCGGTCAATGATGGAACATGGCATCATGTTGCTCTCACCAGCAATGGCAGTAACAGTCACGTGTTGTACATTGATGGTACCCAGGTCGACTCCGACACTACTGCAATCAGTACGACCACATTCGATTCGGCGGCCATCGGAGCATTGCGCAATACCACCTTCTCCCAGTTCTTTCCGGGTAATATCGACGATGTGCGCGTCTACAAACGGGCGCTTTCCACTGGTGAGCTGACGGACCTTGCACAAGGGAGACATACGTCTGCCACATGGGATGGCTCGACGCATGCGGGTTTCGAAAATGGGACGAACTGGAGTACGAATGTCGTGCCGGATCCCTACACGCACATCACGATTCCTTTTACCGCAAACAAGCTGACGCTGACAGGTGCTGTGAGTACCGCGAATCTGACGATCAACACAGGTGCAATGCTCTTCATGAACGCTCAGTCGCTGAGCATCACGGAAGACGCGGTTCTCACGAACTACGGTACGCTTGCGGTGAAAAACACGACCGATGCATTGAATGTAAGTTTGTCGGCCGATAAAGGGACAGTGATGGTCATTGGCACCGGTGCCACGACGGGCCTCCCATTCGGAAATTCCTACAATAACCTCACAATCAACGATGGATTGGTTACCTACCTGAAATTTGACGAAACGTCTGGTACGCGCGCCACAGATTCATCGGGTTATTCCGCTTCCGGCAGACTCATTAACGGTGCTGCATTCAGTACTGCCGCCGCGCCCACGAATTTTTACAATTCCGGCAGCGTCGCGCTCGATGGATCGAACGATTACGTCGACACGCCGAGCAACCTTGTGATTGCCGCCAACAAAGGATTCATGTTCGCCGCATGGGTACGCACCAACGCAGTGACAGGCAATAAACTGGTATTTGACCGCACTGCGGCAACGCTGGGTATTGTGAACATCGGTCACAGCGGGACGAGCCTCACGTGCACAATGCGCGACGACAACAACGCCTCGCCAACCACTATCACTATCACGAACGCCATTGCTGTCGATACGTGGACACACGTTGCCTGCGGTCGCGACCAGGGGTCTTCCACCATGCGTTTTTATATTAACGGCAGACTGGCAGGTGTGTTTACCGGCCAGACCGGTCCTATTACGTCCACCATCCGGGTAGGTAATCATCAGAATGCGTCTTCGGGCTGGAACGGCTATATCGATGAAGTCCGCATTTACAATCGCAGTCTCATGCCCGGCGAAGTCGCCGCGCTCGCCGCCGGTAACCAGCCGTCGACTGCCCGTGGAACTGTGACACTCAATCAGCTTATTGCTGTGTATGGTGATCTCACGCTCAACGGAGGTAGCCTGGACGTATCGTCTTCAGATTACGCACTGCAGGTATTCGGCGATTGGATAAATAACGGCGGTATTTTTAATGCGCGCAAAGGAATCGTGCACCTTCTCGGTAGTGGCGATTTCACGGTCCAGTCCGGTGGTCAGCGGTTTAATCAGATTATATTCAACCAGAGTGCTGGTGACTGGACATTGCGCGAGGCGCTGACCGCAAGCGGACAGTTGACTCTTCAGGCAGGATCTCTCGATGTTCATGCGACGGAAAATTATCCGATCCGCGCGGGCTCTCTGGATAAAGGTCTGGACGGCTCCTTCCTTCCGCGTTCCGGAATGGTCATCCTTACCAATGCAGAGGATGCACAGCTCTCCTTCGATACGTCCTTCAACGAATTGCAGATCGAAGACGCAACCGAAAACGGGCTTGTCGGTTACTGGAAATTCGACGAGGGCACGAACTCTGGCGCGATCCTTGATCTATCCGGTTATGACAATACCGGCGTGCGAAGCGGTACGGGTGCTATTTGGAGTGGCAGCGACAAGGCATCTCTTGCTTTTCAGAATCCCAATGCCATGCAGTTCAATGGATTTAACGATCATGTGACGGTGCCGGATGATACATCACTGGATCTCTCGGGAGCGGCGACACTGAGCGCGTGGGTCAAGTGGGGCAGTGCGATCGGCACCGACGATGATTCACTCATTGATAAAACACAGTCCGCCGATTCGGCGAGTTACCGCATGTATCTCATCAACAGCGGTTCGGATGCCGGAAAGTTCGGTTTTTACAACGGCACGGCTGCCGCGACCAGCGTGACGACCGTGTCGCGCGGTACGTGGCATCACCTTGCAATCACGCTGTCCGGCTCGACGGCGTTGTACTATCTGGATGGCGTACTCGACGCGACCCGTTCGATCAGTCTTGGTTCCGCAAATAACGGTCCTGTGTTGATTGGTACGGATACGCAGCTCGCAACCCGGCATTTCAACGGATCGCTCGACGACGTGCGCTTGTATAATCGCGCTCTTTCTGCAGCTGAAATTGAAAATCTATACAACGGCTTCTACGCCAATGGCGACAGTGGAACGGCAACCACGACGCTCATTGCTAATCTGGATACAGACGCACTGACCATATTCTCCGGCAAGTTTTCAGGCGGGTCTGAAACCACCCGCATCTCGGGTAATCTCAATAACTATGCCGGCAGTGATGCTTTTGATGCGACGTATGCCACTGTGTATTTTGATGGCAGCAGTGCCCAGACCATTCGCGGTTCCAATACCTTCGGTATTATGGAGATTTCCACGGCAAGCGCCCGAACGATCAGTTTTTCATCCGGCTCCCTTCAGCGTGTGTCCAGTTCTCTTACCCTGCTCGGGCAAGCGGGCAATCTTCTCACGCTCTCCCCGCTTACAGCGGGTACTACGTGGTACATTGATCTTGATGAGGCTGCCACACAGAGTGTTCAGTACGTCTCCCCGAGTTATTCCAGTGCGATAGATGGTCTGACTATTCTGGCATATAACGGCACATCCGTTGATGGTGGCCATAACGTGAACTGGCAGTTTACGCAATCTTCGTCATCTTCCAGTACGACTACAGAAACGGTCACAACAGGTGGGATGCGTGGCCATGGAACAAATACGACCCGCGCGGTCGCAATCATCAACGAACGCTACCGTCGTGCATTGGTGATGAATGATGGAACGGAGAAGAAAACATCAACCACGCCGCAGACTCAGCCGACAGAAGATGTGACCGATCCCATCGGAACATATGCCATTTCCACAAGCCAGAACCGTATGGTCCTCAATACGGATGATGTGCTGCTTGTCTACAGAGACGTTCTGTCCGACATGTGGTACTCGCCCTATGTTGCAAGCGTCATCGAAAGTAATATCGCTCGTGGATACAAGGACAAAAGCGGAAAGCTTACCGGAGAATTCGGTGTCGGGAAGCCAATTACCTACGCGGAAATTCTGAAAATGACTCTGGAAGCAGCCAGGAAATCAGCCATCAAAACGGCACCGCCACGCAACAAATCGGCTCAGGGAGATTGGTCCTCCCCGTATGTCGGCATTGCCGAGGAACTAGGGTTGAGTGTGATCGGGGTCGATGTAAACGTACAAACATCCATCACCCGCGGAGAAGTGGTGCAGCTCATTATGGAAACCATGGGGATCACTATCGGACAAACGCCATCCACTTTCCAGGATGTTCCGGCTACACATCCTCATTCGCATGCCATTGCAGCTGCCGCCTTTTTCGGATTGATTGAAGGGGACAGGGATACGAATGGAGCACTACTCAACACGTTCCGCCCGGATGCGCATATTAATCGTGCAGAAGCGGCCAAACTTATTGCGCTCGCCAAGGAAATCCAGAGACGCGGAGCTATTTCCCTGCCAGCCTTCGGTGGAATGCCGGCACCATCGTCCAGCACCTCCAATCCCTCTTCTTCATCGTCTGTTGCATCCTCCATTAGTCCGCAGCAGGCAGTGCGTGCAACGGTTGCCTCTCCGCAGTTGAATGTGCGTCTTGATTCCCGCATCGAGTCCGATCAGCTGCGAACGTTGTACTACGGCGCAGTTGTCGAGATTC